A genomic region of Leptospira mtsangambouensis contains the following coding sequences:
- a CDS encoding SpoIIE family protein phosphatase, with protein sequence MAQFLTFVRSLFQSPANVELRYQRYYVATNSIYVLAGLIHFVFIFFFSAVGALEMALFNLGSVIWFAFTIWINRKKYLFTSLYLCFSEVFLHALAATYFFGWGAGYQYYMMLFATGIFLLPPGKNFLKFGSIVLGCLLFASTYYYSMSYPPIYHWTPNFLALINVSNIIFSTLFHAGFAYYFTLAANIAEDSLESENKAQTAFFQNISHELRTPLTLIAGPSESALKRSEGLSPSEVKVIVNQSRRLTRLVNQLLDLQKITSGRMELRKSTLPLGDFLLQVSENFTAYVKRKNISFELSLCEETLFANIDPEQIDKCIFNYLSNSIKFTGEGGKIHLELQRKENEAIVSVRDSGIGMEDNQIRRLFSRFGISEASLTREQEGTGLGLALVKELVELHGGKVGVESELGKGSHFYFTLPLCENHHKDQQTNIQRYFPTRHEYIPEEVSHPLVFSEIINTKNTIKLLIVEDNPDLRSYLGSILTRVGFHVLVAADGLAGLETVLSESPDLVITDLMMPKLSGLDLIREIRKKEHLHSLPIILLTAKADETTRKEVHGEGADIYLSKPFLESELLSVIRNALRLKEKEFYLSEELTRGIRIQKKLLPELQYDHTLISTELKFLPSDGIAGDYYIVQQLGEGKTFLFLADVSGHGFAAGMISAMLHFVLKLPDTPKNNPSACLECLNTYLFGNTAGLFVTAVAVVLDSKHHKIIWSKAGHEDIYLGTKEKVSPLIGKGKPLGILPKWEGENNEVNFSLGDKLFLFSDGIFDVRSKNQTLFRDSGFLEWSKQKELWKEKSSLEILTNMAKEHQSAEKFEDDVTLLSIEFLR encoded by the coding sequence ATGGCCCAATTTTTAACATTTGTTCGCTCCTTATTTCAATCTCCAGCTAACGTAGAACTTCGCTACCAAAGGTACTACGTCGCAACCAACTCCATTTATGTTTTAGCCGGCCTCATCCACTTTGTTTTCATTTTTTTCTTTAGTGCTGTTGGTGCTTTGGAAATGGCACTCTTTAATCTAGGAAGTGTGATTTGGTTTGCGTTTACAATCTGGATCAATCGCAAAAAATATTTATTCACTTCTTTGTATCTTTGTTTTTCAGAGGTCTTTCTCCATGCTTTAGCGGCAACTTACTTTTTTGGTTGGGGGGCAGGTTACCAGTATTATATGATGCTTTTTGCAACGGGAATTTTTCTCCTACCTCCTGGAAAAAACTTTCTCAAATTTGGAAGTATAGTCCTCGGCTGTTTACTCTTTGCGTCGACTTATTATTATTCAATGTCCTATCCACCAATCTACCATTGGACACCAAATTTTCTGGCACTCATCAATGTATCCAACATCATCTTCTCTACTCTATTCCATGCAGGGTTTGCTTATTACTTTACCCTGGCAGCAAACATTGCCGAGGATTCTTTAGAAAGCGAAAACAAAGCCCAAACTGCATTTTTCCAAAACATATCCCATGAATTAAGAACCCCTCTCACTTTAATTGCAGGGCCTTCAGAATCTGCGTTAAAACGATCAGAAGGACTGTCTCCTTCAGAAGTGAAAGTCATCGTAAACCAATCAAGACGTCTCACTCGTTTGGTGAATCAACTTCTTGATTTACAAAAAATTACTTCAGGCAGAATGGAACTCAGAAAATCTACTCTTCCGTTAGGTGATTTTTTACTTCAAGTTTCCGAAAATTTTACCGCTTACGTAAAAAGAAAAAATATAAGTTTCGAACTCTCATTATGTGAAGAAACTTTATTTGCCAATATAGACCCTGAACAAATTGACAAATGTATTTTCAATTACCTTTCCAACTCGATTAAATTTACGGGAGAGGGTGGAAAGATCCATTTGGAATTACAAAGAAAAGAAAACGAAGCCATTGTTTCTGTTCGAGATTCTGGGATTGGAATGGAAGATAATCAAATCCGAAGGTTGTTTTCGCGATTTGGAATCAGCGAAGCATCTCTCACAAGGGAACAAGAAGGAACCGGTTTAGGCCTAGCATTAGTTAAGGAATTAGTGGAACTCCATGGAGGAAAAGTTGGTGTAGAAAGCGAATTGGGCAAAGGTTCACATTTTTATTTTACTTTGCCTTTATGCGAAAATCACCATAAAGACCAACAAACAAATATTCAACGTTACTTCCCTACCCGACACGAATATATACCGGAAGAAGTTTCACATCCACTAGTATTTTCAGAAATAATAAATACAAAAAATACCATCAAACTTTTGATAGTTGAAGACAATCCTGATTTGCGGTCTTATTTAGGATCAATTTTGACTCGAGTAGGTTTTCATGTTTTGGTTGCAGCAGATGGTTTGGCTGGACTCGAAACCGTATTATCCGAATCTCCAGATTTAGTCATTACCGATTTAATGATGCCAAAATTGAGCGGACTTGATTTAATTCGTGAAATCCGAAAAAAAGAGCACCTCCACTCTCTTCCAATCATTTTACTCACTGCCAAAGCAGACGAAACTACAAGAAAAGAAGTTCATGGAGAAGGAGCAGATATTTATTTATCCAAACCATTTTTAGAATCAGAACTTTTGAGTGTGATCCGAAATGCTTTACGTTTAAAAGAAAAAGAATTTTATCTCAGTGAGGAACTTACCCGGGGAATCCGAATTCAAAAAAAACTTTTGCCTGAGTTACAATATGATCATACTTTGATCTCTACCGAATTAAAATTCCTGCCTAGTGATGGAATTGCAGGTGATTACTATATTGTACAACAATTAGGTGAAGGAAAAACTTTCTTATTCCTAGCAGATGTTTCAGGACATGGTTTTGCAGCAGGTATGATTTCTGCCATGTTACACTTTGTACTCAAACTTCCAGATACACCAAAAAATAACCCCTCCGCCTGTTTGGAATGTTTAAACACTTATTTATTTGGAAACACAGCTGGTTTATTTGTCACTGCAGTTGCAGTAGTTTTAGATTCGAAACATCACAAAATAATTTGGTCTAAGGCAGGCCATGAAGATATTTATTTGGGAACAAAAGAGAAGGTTTCGCCTTTGATAGGCAAAGGAAAACCTTTAGGGATCCTTCCTAAATGGGAAGGAGAAAACAACGAAGTAAATTTTTCGTTAGGTGATAAACTATTCTTATTTTCTGATGGGATTTTTGATGTTCGCTCCAAAAACCAAACTTTGTTTAGAGATTCTGGATTTTTGGAATGGAGCAAACAAAAGGAACTTTGGAAAGAAAAATCTTCTCTTGAAATATTAACAAATATGGCAAAAGAACACCAAAGTGCAGAGAAATTCGAAGATGATGTAACTCTTCTCTCAATCGAATTTTTAAGGTAA
- a CDS encoding MBL fold metallo-hydrolase encodes MFQHLGSVFSVLISLLTLFCQVTSHQVKPYTSDKITERVPISPQPKHWVELKVVKVADWEASLAGLLDLDDPKAKMAGLKDRLEPISIYFYVVKHPIYGTYLIDSGIGESFSKGEAGAYVSSIVESQMNLKRLKVYETTNVYLSKNKIDLKGVFYTHLHLDHVLGAYELDRSVPFYVGPGEVTTRQFINLFVQGSTNRLLGENPNLVQLDLEKNQIRVLDFFGDQSFFVIAVPGHTPGSLAFFVPTKDGSHLILGDSCHTEWGWKESVVPGRFTTDQKLNRKSLEFLKKLAETNKPKFVYPGHQERILNQK; translated from the coding sequence TTGTTTCAACACCTAGGTTCTGTTTTTTCTGTCCTTATTTCTCTTCTGACTCTATTTTGTCAGGTTACTTCGCATCAAGTAAAACCCTATACATCTGACAAAATCACTGAAAGAGTTCCGATATCTCCACAACCGAAACATTGGGTGGAATTGAAAGTTGTCAAAGTGGCTGATTGGGAAGCTTCTCTTGCAGGACTTTTGGATCTGGATGATCCAAAGGCTAAGATGGCTGGATTAAAGGATCGTTTAGAACCTATTTCTATATACTTCTATGTCGTTAAACATCCTATATACGGAACGTATCTAATTGATTCAGGGATAGGAGAAAGCTTCTCTAAGGGAGAGGCAGGAGCTTACGTGAGTTCAATTGTGGAATCTCAAATGAACTTGAAGCGATTAAAAGTTTACGAAACAACAAATGTGTATCTTTCTAAAAACAAAATTGATCTCAAGGGAGTTTTTTACACTCATTTGCATTTGGATCATGTGTTGGGTGCCTATGAATTGGATCGATCTGTTCCATTTTATGTTGGGCCTGGGGAAGTGACAACTCGCCAGTTTATAAATTTATTTGTACAAGGTTCCACGAATCGTTTGTTAGGAGAAAATCCAAACTTGGTGCAACTTGATTTAGAAAAAAATCAAATTAGAGTTTTGGATTTTTTTGGAGACCAAAGTTTTTTTGTCATCGCAGTCCCAGGTCATACCCCTGGTAGTTTGGCCTTTTTTGTCCCTACGAAAGATGGTTCTCATTTGATTCTGGGTGATTCTTGTCATACGGAATGGGGTTGGAAAGAATCTGTTGTTCCAGGGAGATTTACCACTGATCAAAAACTCAACCGCAAAAGTTTAGAATTTTTGAAAAAATTGGCAGAGACAAACAAACCAAAGTTTGTGTATCCAGGCCATCAGGAAAGAATTCTTAACCAAAAATAA
- a CDS encoding ankyrin repeat domain-containing protein: MKRTIYLALSFLLLTIQCANLQTRSEDRFQNLFYQVATGNTERVRQLIKQGYDINSPEDTFERLTPLMIASKEGHTEIVSLLVSMNVDLNAKTRNGHTALMMASYNRYPRIVKILLDAGANPNLVTNEGHTALSEILLSEKEEIVRLLIEKGAK; this comes from the coding sequence ATGAAACGAACAATTTACCTTGCGCTCAGTTTTCTCCTTTTGACAATTCAATGTGCTAATCTACAAACCAGGTCAGAAGATCGATTTCAGAATTTGTTTTACCAGGTTGCAACAGGAAATACGGAAAGAGTCAGACAACTTATCAAACAAGGTTATGATATAAACTCACCTGAAGATACGTTTGAAAGACTAACACCTCTTATGATTGCTTCAAAAGAAGGTCACACTGAAATTGTATCACTATTGGTTTCAATGAATGTAGATTTAAATGCAAAAACGAGAAATGGACATACAGCATTAATGATGGCATCTTATAATCGTTATCCGAGAATTGTAAAGATATTACTCGATGCAGGTGCAAATCCTAATTTAGTCACAAATGAAGGTCATACCGCCTTATCTGAAATTCTCCTTTCAGAAAAGGAAGAGATTGTTCGGTTATTGATAGAAAAAGGTGCAAAATGA
- the leuC gene encoding 3-isopropylmalate dehydratase large subunit has translation MGQTLYDKIWESHRILENADSETILYVDRHILHEVTSAQAFEGLRTKNRDVRRKDLTFGVVDHNVSTRDRKNRDAAGPVSRLQIDTMEKNCKDFGIHLFGPEDPEQGIVHVVGPELGFTTPGSVIVCGDSHTATHGAFGALAFGIGTSEVEHVLATQTLKQAKTKSMLVRFVGKPGFGITAKDVVLALIAKMGTAGGRGYTLEYSGEWIRSLSMEGRMTLCNMSIEAGARASLVAPDQITFDYLEDRRLVPKGKSFEEAVEYWKTFFTDKDAVFDEIIELDISNIEPQVTWGTNPSQTLSVSGVVPDPNEYQEKRARETAENALEYMDLKPGTPISEINIDKVFIGSCTNARIEDLRSAAEVAKGKKVHPKVQALVVPGSGSVKRQAEREGLDQIFKEAGFEWREPGCSLCLAMNDDVLKPGERCASTSNRNFEGRQGRGGRTHLVSPSMAAAAAVAGKLIDVRKLK, from the coding sequence ATGGGACAAACTCTATACGACAAAATTTGGGAAAGTCATCGGATCTTAGAGAATGCAGATTCTGAAACAATTTTATATGTGGATCGTCATATCCTCCATGAAGTGACTTCTGCCCAAGCATTCGAAGGATTAAGAACGAAGAATAGAGATGTTAGAAGGAAAGATCTTACCTTTGGAGTTGTGGATCATAATGTTTCCACAAGAGATCGTAAAAACAGAGATGCTGCAGGACCAGTCTCCCGATTGCAGATTGATACAATGGAGAAAAATTGCAAAGATTTTGGAATCCATTTGTTTGGTCCGGAAGATCCTGAACAAGGGATTGTGCATGTAGTTGGTCCAGAGTTAGGATTTACCACTCCTGGATCTGTAATCGTGTGTGGCGATTCTCATACAGCAACGCATGGAGCCTTTGGTGCATTGGCTTTTGGAATTGGAACTAGCGAAGTAGAACATGTGCTTGCGACTCAAACTTTAAAACAGGCAAAAACAAAATCTATGTTAGTTCGATTTGTTGGTAAACCTGGATTTGGAATCACTGCAAAAGATGTAGTTCTTGCACTCATAGCCAAGATGGGAACAGCAGGTGGAAGGGGTTATACTTTAGAATATTCAGGTGAATGGATTCGTTCTCTTTCTATGGAAGGTCGAATGACTCTTTGTAATATGAGTATTGAAGCTGGTGCAAGGGCAAGTCTCGTCGCTCCAGACCAAATCACCTTTGATTATTTGGAAGATAGAAGGTTAGTCCCTAAAGGAAAAAGTTTTGAAGAAGCAGTTGAATACTGGAAAACATTTTTTACAGATAAAGATGCTGTTTTTGATGAGATAATTGAATTAGATATTTCTAATATAGAACCACAGGTGACTTGGGGAACCAATCCATCTCAGACTTTATCCGTCAGTGGAGTTGTTCCCGACCCAAATGAATACCAGGAGAAACGGGCAAGAGAAACAGCAGAGAACGCCTTGGAATATATGGATTTAAAACCAGGAACTCCTATCTCTGAAATTAACATCGATAAGGTGTTCATTGGATCTTGTACCAATGCAAGGATAGAAGACTTACGATCAGCAGCAGAAGTTGCGAAAGGAAAAAAAGTCCATCCAAAAGTGCAAGCATTGGTGGTTCCAGGATCAGGTTCAGTCAAACGTCAGGCAGAACGAGAAGGTTTGGACCAAATTTTCAAAGAAGCTGGATTTGAATGGAGGGAGCCTGGTTGTTCCCTTTGTCTTGCGATGAATGATGATGTATTAAAACCGGGAGAAAGATGTGCATCTACTTCCAATCGTAATTTCGAAGGAAGACAAGGCAGAGGAGGAAGAACTCATTTAGTGAGTCCTTCAATGGCTGCAGCTGCCGCAGTAGCGGGAAAATTGATAGATGTGAGGAAATTAAAATGA
- a CDS encoding TfoX/Sxy family protein, whose protein sequence is MAINEKLLDRVRKSMEGQTDVVEKKMFGGICFMVNGKMCVCIRTDEIMCKIDPETVESILSKKKARPMIHNDT, encoded by the coding sequence ATGGCTATCAATGAGAAATTATTGGATCGTGTTCGGAAGTCTATGGAAGGACAAACGGATGTGGTAGAGAAAAAAATGTTTGGCGGTATATGTTTTATGGTAAACGGCAAAATGTGCGTCTGCATTAGAACTGATGAAATCATGTGCAAAATTGATCCTGAAACTGTTGAATCCATTCTATCGAAGAAAAAGGCTCGCCCAATGATCCATAACGACACCTGA
- a CDS encoding adenylate/guanylate cyclase domain-containing protein has protein sequence MKKSIVDEILISREMKNEKTVAVVRFVIFSIASILDYLSYFQVINYTIVTPTLITLLLDTVVLVFAGIVLLFLNLYSYNPYLKFFTITLDYFIIGLMLFFDPTVQKGQGVIYFIAMISAIFIYQFNLLRHSKIGTIYGAFLAFVFLLVISIGLGEGHPVDFIPMMIGLGMILAIGYVTTVSNIEMVKEANAKQMMERYLPSQLVSEFYKNKAQLEPGGENKEVTILFSDIRSFTKYSENRSAEEVVQFLNEYLSRMTDVIFRFNGTIDKFIGDAIMTIFGAPFKQDDDALRAVKSAVAMIHELEKLNQKMVHPQDKLHMGIGIHTGEAIVGNIGSDRRLDYTVIGDNVNLASRIEGLTKHYNCPILISETTYKQIEGKYSLFDGFEIREIDKVTVKGKSKPITVYEVICLDI, from the coding sequence ATGAAAAAATCAATCGTAGATGAGATTTTAATCTCAAGAGAGATGAAAAACGAGAAAACTGTAGCAGTCGTTAGATTCGTAATTTTCTCTATCGCTTCTATTTTGGATTATTTATCTTATTTCCAAGTGATCAACTATACAATTGTCACACCCACTTTGATCACTCTCTTGTTGGACACTGTAGTTTTGGTATTTGCGGGTATTGTGCTTCTTTTCCTAAACCTATATTCATATAATCCTTATTTGAAATTTTTTACGATCACTTTAGATTATTTCATAATTGGACTAATGTTATTTTTTGATCCAACAGTGCAAAAAGGCCAAGGTGTTATTTATTTTATCGCAATGATTAGTGCGATTTTCATTTATCAATTTAACCTACTCCGACATTCAAAAATAGGTACAATATATGGTGCTTTTTTAGCCTTTGTTTTTCTTCTCGTAATTTCAATTGGATTAGGTGAAGGACATCCTGTCGATTTTATTCCAATGATGATAGGACTCGGGATGATACTTGCCATAGGTTATGTAACAACAGTATCGAATATTGAAATGGTTAAAGAGGCAAATGCAAAGCAGATGATGGAAAGATACCTTCCCTCACAACTAGTCAGCGAATTTTACAAAAACAAAGCACAATTAGAACCTGGTGGCGAAAACAAAGAAGTAACAATTCTATTTTCCGACATTCGGTCTTTTACCAAATATTCAGAAAATCGATCAGCAGAGGAAGTTGTACAATTTTTAAATGAATATTTATCTCGCATGACTGATGTCATATTTCGATTTAATGGTACAATTGATAAGTTTATCGGTGATGCGATCATGACCATATTTGGTGCTCCATTCAAACAGGATGATGATGCTCTCCGTGCCGTTAAATCCGCTGTGGCAATGATTCATGAATTAGAAAAGTTAAACCAAAAAATGGTTCATCCACAAGATAAATTACATATGGGAATTGGAATCCATACAGGAGAAGCAATCGTTGGAAATATTGGCTCAGACCGAAGATTGGATTATACGGTCATTGGTGACAATGTAAACTTAGCTTCTAGGATTGAAGGATTAACCAAACACTATAATTGCCCGATTTTAATATCGGAGACAACTTACAAACAAATAGAAGGAAAATATTCATTGTTCGATGGCTTTGAAATTCGAGAAATTGATAAAGTGACCGTTAAAGGAAAATCAAAACCTATCACAGTGTATGAAGTGATTTGTTTAGATATTTAG
- the leuD gene encoding 3-isopropylmalate dehydratase small subunit produces MNSKNWTIHTGVPVSIPREDIDTDQILPKQFMKLIDKKGFGKHLFFDWRYLDFEGKIPNPEFVLNQEEFKNASVLIAGKNFGCGSSREHAPWALSDFGFRAILAPSFADIFSINSAKNGIALVRLKEEEIHFINDWVSKNSGSQIRINLENLEVQAGDQTFHFHLDFASINRIRNGWDDIDITLKNSKEILEFERIRRKEKSFLEVYW; encoded by the coding sequence ATGAATTCAAAAAATTGGACAATCCATACAGGAGTTCCTGTTTCAATCCCAAGAGAGGATATTGATACGGACCAAATACTTCCCAAACAATTTATGAAATTGATCGATAAAAAAGGTTTTGGAAAACATTTATTTTTTGATTGGAGGTATTTAGATTTTGAAGGTAAGATTCCTAATCCTGAATTTGTTTTGAACCAGGAAGAATTTAAAAATGCAAGTGTGCTCATAGCTGGAAAAAATTTCGGCTGTGGTTCGAGTCGAGAACATGCACCTTGGGCACTTTCTGATTTTGGTTTCCGTGCGATTTTGGCTCCTTCTTTTGCTGATATATTCTCCATTAATTCGGCAAAGAATGGGATTGCTCTCGTTCGTTTGAAAGAAGAAGAGATTCATTTTATCAATGACTGGGTTTCGAAAAATTCAGGTTCTCAAATTCGAATCAATTTAGAAAATTTAGAAGTACAAGCTGGAGACCAAACATTCCACTTCCATTTGGATTTTGCTTCTATCAATCGGATTCGAAACGGTTGGGATGATATTGATATCACTTTAAAAAATTCAAAAGAAATCTTGGAATTCGAACGGATCCGTAGAAAAGAAAAATCTTTTTTGGAAGTGTATTGGTAA
- a CDS encoding LA_0442/LA_0875 N-terminal domain-containing protein, with translation MKKIVPLLFPIFLFANLSIHSETIQLKSGEKWEGTILTQDKDSVTIKLTDGNTKVLSKSLIRKVSFAKKSESSSPKIEPQVSEKEKKIKEDKELAEKQKQEEENLKAKEDKQKKREEQLSNAKRHYLEGSFGIGSGESQSELRPFFQTIQVAGLLFSSGGQAELQSTPYKTKNHNATARLFYAWNRFTFEFRGTEAKGNLDIGGFQTLAYGSGSGSSSSSEKTANVLLGNGDTKFQKVSSRIGFTPYPLPQLDLQILGGVERIWTKTNQEVDSLGGITATGINPNRVSYRDTTNSLKGYSLGIGFEWKFLERFTLQGQILHLDMQGPSSFRSNEFRLDSSPFRYSQNGLDYQWKSTGTEVNVKFSTKIKGDFSLFVEASNMTLNNKLKSGYITENEGGGGGNSDPSQILLKVYGPQILIPMFYDSKTILSYVQVGANYRFNF, from the coding sequence ATGAAAAAAATTGTTCCCTTATTGTTTCCAATCTTTCTTTTCGCAAATTTATCTATTCATAGTGAAACGATTCAACTCAAGTCCGGAGAAAAATGGGAAGGTACCATCTTAACCCAAGACAAAGATTCTGTGACGATCAAACTTACAGACGGTAACACAAAAGTGCTTTCGAAATCGCTGATCCGAAAAGTATCTTTTGCGAAAAAGTCTGAATCCTCTTCTCCAAAAATCGAACCTCAAGTTTCCGAGAAGGAGAAGAAAATCAAAGAAGACAAAGAACTAGCAGAGAAACAAAAACAAGAAGAAGAAAATCTCAAAGCCAAGGAAGATAAACAGAAAAAAAGAGAGGAACAACTTTCCAATGCCAAACGTCACTATCTAGAAGGTTCTTTTGGAATTGGAAGTGGTGAGAGTCAATCAGAGCTCCGTCCTTTTTTTCAAACCATCCAGGTTGCAGGTCTTCTTTTTAGTAGTGGTGGTCAAGCAGAGCTACAGTCCACCCCATACAAAACAAAAAATCATAATGCCACCGCACGTTTGTTTTACGCTTGGAACCGATTCACTTTTGAGTTTCGAGGAACGGAGGCAAAGGGAAATCTCGATATTGGTGGATTTCAGACGCTTGCTTATGGAAGTGGGAGTGGCTCTTCTTCCTCTTCTGAAAAAACTGCAAATGTTCTTCTTGGAAACGGCGATACAAAGTTTCAAAAAGTCTCTTCTCGGATCGGTTTTACTCCTTATCCGCTTCCGCAGCTAGACCTTCAAATTTTAGGAGGGGTGGAACGAATTTGGACAAAGACCAACCAAGAGGTAGATAGTCTCGGTGGAATTACCGCTACAGGTATCAATCCCAATCGAGTGAGTTATCGAGATACAACCAATTCGCTTAAAGGTTATAGTTTAGGAATTGGATTCGAATGGAAGTTTTTAGAAAGGTTTACTCTGCAAGGACAGATTTTGCATTTGGATATGCAGGGCCCATCCTCTTTTCGAAGCAACGAATTTCGATTGGATTCTTCTCCTTTTCGATACAGTCAAAATGGTTTAGACTACCAATGGAAATCAACTGGAACTGAAGTGAATGTAAAATTCTCAACAAAGATCAAAGGTGATTTCAGTTTGTTTGTGGAAGCAAGTAACATGACCTTAAATAACAAATTAAAGTCAGGTTATATCACAGAAAATGAAGGAGGAGGTGGAGGAAATTCGGATCCTTCCCAAATTTTGCTAAAAGTGTATGGGCCACAAATATTAATTCCGATGTTCTATGATTCGAAGACGATATTGAGTTATGTTCAGGTAGGTGCAAATTATCGTTTTAATTTTTGA
- a CDS encoding ester cyclase, with product MHVLEKNKHIVKRFNEEVIQNCNEDSFKELMHANFVNRSAPENANDSNAMWNTFSSVLKPAFPDLTVEVFDQVAEGDKVTTRKAITGTHKGVLMGIAPTQKKIRIDVIDIVRLQEGKYIEHWGLNTLQTVLAELRSA from the coding sequence ATGCATGTTTTAGAAAAAAACAAACACATCGTTAAACGATTCAACGAGGAAGTCATTCAAAACTGTAATGAAGATAGCTTCAAAGAACTAATGCACGCAAACTTCGTCAATCGTTCCGCACCTGAAAACGCAAATGATTCGAATGCAATGTGGAATACATTCAGTTCAGTGTTAAAACCGGCCTTTCCCGATCTAACCGTAGAAGTTTTTGATCAAGTCGCCGAAGGAGATAAGGTGACAACACGTAAAGCCATCACAGGAACTCATAAAGGTGTTCTCATGGGGATTGCTCCCACACAGAAAAAAATTAGAATTGATGTCATTGATATTGTACGTTTGCAAGAAGGTAAATATATCGAACACTGGGGGCTCAATACATTACAAACAGTTCTCGCCGAACTAAGGTCAGCATAA
- a CDS encoding LysR family transcriptional regulator, with product MEFRQIVYFLEIADSGTFQKAATRLGLTQPALSKQIFLLEKELGVAVLERGGRSVRLTHEGERFYQYSVRMKELWEEIQIGFTKEKELKGNFSISAGGTVSAWILPQVLKEILKKRQGLSLSVREGDAKETKDAVLKGEVDLGILTGPISEPSLNVLEFLSDRIFPVAAKDHPIFLKKKIKIEDLKKQSFVFFHPGSALRKAVEKKIKSFSKEFGPNIAMELRSVESVIKSLEAGLGIGFLSEYSINPKLEKIKFEEWNTERKFYLCYRKKSGPALAMLAEEILRSTEKWRSERETFSN from the coding sequence ATGGAATTCAGACAGATCGTTTATTTTCTAGAAATTGCAGATTCAGGTACTTTCCAAAAAGCGGCAACTAGGCTTGGATTAACTCAACCTGCACTCTCCAAACAAATTTTTCTTTTGGAAAAGGAATTAGGAGTCGCAGTTTTGGAAAGAGGAGGAAGGTCTGTTCGACTAACACACGAAGGTGAAAGATTCTATCAGTATTCAGTGCGTATGAAAGAATTATGGGAAGAAATACAAATTGGTTTTACTAAGGAAAAGGAACTAAAAGGTAACTTTTCCATTTCGGCTGGAGGTACAGTTTCTGCTTGGATCTTACCTCAGGTCTTAAAGGAAATTTTAAAAAAAAGACAAGGACTTTCACTTTCCGTAAGAGAAGGAGATGCCAAGGAGACTAAGGATGCAGTATTAAAGGGAGAAGTAGACCTTGGGATTTTGACTGGTCCCATTTCTGAGCCTAGTCTGAACGTTCTGGAATTTTTATCCGATAGAATCTTTCCTGTGGCTGCGAAGGACCATCCAATCTTTCTTAAAAAGAAAATTAAAATCGAAGATCTAAAAAAACAATCCTTTGTATTTTTCCATCCAGGTTCTGCTCTTAGAAAGGCAGTGGAGAAGAAGATCAAATCTTTTTCGAAAGAATTCGGACCAAATATTGCGATGGAACTCAGAAGTGTAGAATCCGTTATCAAATCATTGGAAGCGGGACTTGGAATCGGTTTTTTATCAGAGTATTCCATTAACCCCAAATTAGAAAAAATTAAATTTGAAGAATGGAACACCGAAAGGAAATTTTATCTCTGCTATCGCAAAAAATCGGGACCTGCACTTGCGATGCTCGCAGAAGAAATTTTAAGATCCACAGAAAAATGGAGAAGTGAAAGAGAAACCTTCTCCAATTAA